One Candidatus Cardinium hertigii DNA window includes the following coding sequences:
- a CDS encoding FAD-dependent oxidoreductase, producing the protein MRKKSIAIIGGGGAGATAAWALSKVHNISLFEMENTLGGHAYTETLEINGHRVKVDLGVEYFSEKQAPNLYTLLNHFKIDTFIAPLSFGAASKEKNDEFWTNTHIKGPIWEKISRECSRFHAQMHEIIHLDNPIVQKTTLGQFLKQENYSKDFIYKALLPLLTTFSSGNSQTLAYSLTFCAISFSMGLLSFFHPTYWRKSEEGIGNYLSKISQELGDKIHLNSKVVKVERDSNCVLIYVDKKPPLKFDEVIFATHADTTLSMISNPTDEEKNILGHFEYTPIECVLHSDLSILTKKFNATIYCEFTYKQHEDRFIGSLTRVINCLDPYKHIETPILVTFDPKFTISDQYIYLKKYWKIPKLRPQDMSNKKNIRKLQGKNHFWFCGTDTSLTGHEGAIVSGLVVADALGAYYPFSHNNWATMQFNIVKNIMGIYTPYEQVTNIITNSIYFIAKSLGLHKSQVSKVFLDFYA; encoded by the coding sequence ATGAGAAAGAAAAGCATAGCTATAATAGGAGGGGGGGGAGCAGGAGCTACCGCTGCATGGGCCTTAAGTAAAGTCCATAATATTTCTTTGTTTGAAATGGAAAATACCTTAGGGGGGCATGCTTATACAGAAACGCTTGAAATAAATGGCCATAGGGTAAAAGTAGATTTAGGAGTAGAGTATTTTTCTGAAAAGCAGGCACCAAATTTATATACCTTATTAAATCATTTTAAAATTGATACATTTATAGCACCTTTATCATTTGGAGCTGCTTCTAAGGAAAAGAATGATGAATTTTGGACTAATACACACATAAAAGGACCTATATGGGAAAAAATTTCTAGAGAATGTAGTAGGTTTCATGCTCAAATGCATGAAATAATTCATCTAGATAATCCTATTGTACAAAAAACGACTTTAGGACAATTTTTAAAGCAAGAAAATTATTCCAAAGATTTCATATATAAGGCATTACTCCCATTATTAACAACATTTTCAAGTGGAAATTCCCAAACCTTAGCGTATAGTTTAACTTTTTGTGCCATTTCTTTTTCTATGGGATTATTGTCTTTCTTTCATCCCACTTATTGGCGAAAATCTGAAGAAGGAATTGGTAATTACTTATCAAAGATCTCTCAAGAATTAGGGGATAAGATACATCTTAATAGTAAAGTTGTAAAAGTCGAAAGAGATAGTAATTGCGTATTAATATATGTAGATAAAAAGCCACCACTAAAGTTTGATGAAGTAATTTTTGCTACTCATGCTGATACCACGTTGTCAATGATAAGCAATCCTACTGATGAGGAAAAAAATATTTTAGGTCATTTCGAATATACACCTATAGAATGTGTGTTACATTCTGATTTATCTATATTAACTAAAAAATTTAATGCTACTATTTATTGTGAATTTACTTATAAACAGCATGAAGACCGATTTATTGGTTCATTAACCCGTGTAATTAATTGTTTAGACCCTTATAAGCATATAGAAACACCTATCCTAGTTACTTTCGACCCTAAGTTCACAATATCAGATCAATATATCTATCTAAAAAAATATTGGAAAATACCTAAATTAAGACCACAAGATATGAGCAATAAAAAAAATATACGGAAACTTCAAGGAAAAAATCATTTTTGGTTTTGCGGCACAGATACAAGTCTCACAGGTCATGAGGGAGCTATTGTTTCAGGTCTAGTAGTAGCAGATGCCTTGGGAGCATATTACCCATTCTCACATAATAATTGGGCTACCATGCAATTTAACATAGTTAAAAACATAATGGGCATATATACACCTTATGAACAAGTAACAAATATCATTACCAATAGCATCTACTTTATAGCCAAATCGCTCGGTTTGCATAAATCCCAAGTATCGAAAGTATTTTTGGATTTCTATGCGTGA
- a CDS encoding isochorismatase family protein, with the protein MLINHKEACVLIFSMQKDFLPSLINGQNVLDSCYWLVDLANHFDVPVIIIEHKKLGASIGTLTKIAQNPLHAEVVHFSCLKEPIVQDKISKLKRKQFLLAGAESHIAISQSAIDFKKNGSDTFVIVDAITARNEIDHLTAINRLNQLNIPIVTKEMVFFEFIDNSEYSNYIDMSLKFLDRRYIRE; encoded by the coding sequence ATGTTGATTAACCACAAGGAAGCTTGCGTTTTGATATTTAGCATGCAAAAGGATTTCTTACCTTCTCTTATTAATGGACAAAATGTTTTAGATAGCTGTTACTGGCTAGTAGACTTGGCAAATCATTTTGATGTTCCTGTAATCATAATTGAACATAAAAAATTAGGTGCGTCTATAGGCACATTAACTAAAATAGCCCAAAACCCCCTACATGCAGAAGTAGTTCATTTTTCTTGCCTAAAGGAACCTATAGTTCAAGATAAAATTAGTAAGCTAAAAAGAAAACAATTTTTACTTGCAGGAGCGGAATCACATATAGCGATTAGCCAATCTGCTATAGATTTCAAAAAAAATGGCAGCGATACCTTTGTAATTGTTGATGCTATTACAGCACGAAATGAGATAGATCATTTAACAGCTATTAATAGACTTAACCAGCTCAATATACCTATTGTTACTAAAGAAATGGTATTTTTTGAATTCATTGATAATTCAGAATATTCAAATTATATTGATATGAGCCTCAAATTTCTTGATAGAAGGTATATTCGTGAATAA